In Juglans regia cultivar Chandler chromosome 13, Walnut 2.0, whole genome shotgun sequence, the following proteins share a genomic window:
- the LOC108997222 gene encoding zinc finger CCCH domain-containing protein 15 homolog, with the protein MGAEGEEQEKQGNQNPKPNAITQAQFLSWKRQKDSDASARKAEAARKREEDIAAGTVQMNGRELFAHEPWVFDNTRY; encoded by the exons atggGAGCGGAAGGAGAAGAGCAGGAAAAGCAGGGAAATCAGAATCCAAAACCCAATGCTATCACGCAGGCCCAGTTCCTCTCTTGGAAACGTCAGAAG GATTCTGATGCATCAGCTAGAAAAGCTGAAGCAGCTAGAAAACGTGAAGAGGATATCGCTGCAGGAACAGTCCAGATGAATGGCCGTGAGTTGTTTGCGCATGAGCCTTGGGTGTTTGATAACACCCGTTATTGA